From a region of the Chrysemys picta bellii isolate R12L10 chromosome 7, ASM1138683v2, whole genome shotgun sequence genome:
- the LOC101952358 gene encoding phospholipase A and acyltransferase 3-like, whose translation MPPQFEEPNPGDLIEISRFGYQHWALYVGNGYVIHLAPPSEYAGAGSSSIMSVLTDRAVVKKDRLRDVAGGDRYRVNNKYDWRCSPLPVSKILMEAEFLVGQEMLYSVTSENCEHFVTKLRYGQPMCDQVRDTMLIVGVAGLGLATLGIIGAMVTRSRRQNQ comes from the exons ATGCCCCCGCAGTTT GAGGAACCAAACCCTGGGGACCTGATAGAGATTTCTCGCTTTGGATACCAGCACTGGGCCCTCTATGTAGGAAATGGTTACGTCATCCACCTGGCCCCCCCCA GTGAGTATGCAGGAGCTGGCTCCTCCAGCATCATGTCCGTGCTGACCGACCGAGCCGTGGTGAAGAAGGACCGTCTCCGGGACGTTGCTGGTGGTGACCGGTACCGAGTCAACAACAAGTATGACTGGAGGTGCTCGCCGCTGCCTGTCAGCAAGATCCTCATGGAGGCCGAGTTTCTGGTGGGCCAAGAGATGCTGTACAGCGTCACCAGTGAGAACTGTGAGCACTTCGTCACCAAGCTGCGCTACGGCCAGCCCATGTGCGACCAG GTCAGGGACACCATGCTGATTGTGGGGGtcgcagggctgggcctggctacTCTGGGGATCATTGGAGCCATGGTCACAAGGTCCAGGCGTCAGAACCAATAG
- the LOC101951554 gene encoding phospholipase A and acyltransferase 2-like isoform X5, translating into MPPSLVEPKPGDLIEISRFGYRHWALYVGYGYVIHLAPPSEFTKTGFSSLMSVVADKAVVRKEPLWAVVKGDDYRVNNKHDGKLPRRSVDQIIQEAESLVGKTMPYSVTSPRCHGCRGGGDRGRRSPCGSCYIHWRIAL; encoded by the exons ATGCCTCCTTCCTTG GTGGAACCGAAGCCTGGGGACCTGATTGAGATTTCCCGCTTCGGATACCGGCACTGGGCCCTCTACGTGGGCTACGGATATGTCATCCACTTAGCTCCCCCCA GTGAGTTCACCAAAACTGGATTCTCCAGCCTGATGTCCGTGGTGGCTGATAAAGCCGTGGTGAGAAAGGAACCCCTCTGGGCAGTGGTGAAAGGCGATGACTACCGGGTCAACAACAAGCACGATGGGAAGCTGCCCCGTCGGAGTGTGGACCAGATTATCCAGGAAGCAGAGTCTCTGGTGGGGAAGACGATGCCATACAGTGTCACCA GTCCAAGATGCCATGGTTGCAGGGGCGGTGGGGATCGTGGGCGTAGGAGCCCTTGTGGCAGTTGCTACATTCATTGGCGCATTGCTCTCTGA
- the LOC101951554 gene encoding phospholipase A and acyltransferase 2-like isoform X7 — protein MPPSLVEPKPGDLIEISRFGYRHWALYVGYGYVIHLAPPSEFTKTGFSSLMSVVADKAVVRKEPLWAVVKGDDYRVNNKHDGKLPRRSVDQIIQEAESLVQDAMVAGAVGIVGVGALVAVATFIGALLSDNKQKDE, from the exons ATGCCTCCTTCCTTG GTGGAACCGAAGCCTGGGGACCTGATTGAGATTTCCCGCTTCGGATACCGGCACTGGGCCCTCTACGTGGGCTACGGATATGTCATCCACTTAGCTCCCCCCA GTGAGTTCACCAAAACTGGATTCTCCAGCCTGATGTCCGTGGTGGCTGATAAAGCCGTGGTGAGAAAGGAACCCCTCTGGGCAGTGGTGAAAGGCGATGACTACCGGGTCAACAACAAGCACGATGGGAAGCTGCCCCGTCGGAGTGTGGACCAGATTATCCAGGAAGCAGAGTCTCTG GTCCAAGATGCCATGGTTGCAGGGGCGGTGGGGATCGTGGGCGTAGGAGCCCTTGTGGCAGTTGCTACATTCATTGGCGCATTGCTCTCTGACAACAAGCAGAAGGACGAATAA
- the LOC101951554 gene encoding phospholipase A and acyltransferase 3-like isoform X3 encodes MPPSLVEPKPGDLIEISRFGYRHWALYVGYGYVIHLAPPSEFTKTGFSSLMSVVADKAVVRKEPLWAVVKGDDYRVNNKHDGKLPRRSVDQIIQEAESLVGKTMPYSVTSENCEHFVTKLRYGVARSDQVQDAMVAGAVGIVGVGALVAVATFIGALLSDNKQKDE; translated from the exons ATGCCTCCTTCCTTG GTGGAACCGAAGCCTGGGGACCTGATTGAGATTTCCCGCTTCGGATACCGGCACTGGGCCCTCTACGTGGGCTACGGATATGTCATCCACTTAGCTCCCCCCA GTGAGTTCACCAAAACTGGATTCTCCAGCCTGATGTCCGTGGTGGCTGATAAAGCCGTGGTGAGAAAGGAACCCCTCTGGGCAGTGGTGAAAGGCGATGACTACCGGGTCAACAACAAGCACGATGGGAAGCTGCCCCGTCGGAGTGTGGACCAGATTATCCAGGAAGCAGAGTCTCTGGTGGGGAAGACGATGCCATACAGTGTCACCAGTGAGAATTGCGAGCACTTCGTCACCAAGCTGCGCTACGGTGTGGCTAGGAGTGaccag GTCCAAGATGCCATGGTTGCAGGGGCGGTGGGGATCGTGGGCGTAGGAGCCCTTGTGGCAGTTGCTACATTCATTGGCGCATTGCTCTCTGACAACAAGCAGAAGGACGAATAA
- the LOC101951554 gene encoding phospholipase A and acyltransferase 2-like isoform X4, which produces MPLKGVEPKPGDLIEISRFGYRHWALYVGYGYVIHLAPPSEFTKTGFSSLMSVVADKAVVRKEPLWAVVKGDDYRVNNKHDGKLPRRSVDQIIQEAESLVGKTMPYSVTSPRCHGCRGGGDRGRRSPCGSCYIHWRIAL; this is translated from the exons ATGCCACTTAAAGGG GTGGAACCGAAGCCTGGGGACCTGATTGAGATTTCCCGCTTCGGATACCGGCACTGGGCCCTCTACGTGGGCTACGGATATGTCATCCACTTAGCTCCCCCCA GTGAGTTCACCAAAACTGGATTCTCCAGCCTGATGTCCGTGGTGGCTGATAAAGCCGTGGTGAGAAAGGAACCCCTCTGGGCAGTGGTGAAAGGCGATGACTACCGGGTCAACAACAAGCACGATGGGAAGCTGCCCCGTCGGAGTGTGGACCAGATTATCCAGGAAGCAGAGTCTCTGGTGGGGAAGACGATGCCATACAGTGTCACCA GTCCAAGATGCCATGGTTGCAGGGGCGGTGGGGATCGTGGGCGTAGGAGCCCTTGTGGCAGTTGCTACATTCATTGGCGCATTGCTCTCTGA
- the LOC101951554 gene encoding phospholipase A and acyltransferase 2-like isoform X6: MPLKGVEPKPGDLIEISRFGYRHWALYVGYGYVIHLAPPSEFTKTGFSSLMSVVADKAVVRKEPLWAVVKGDDYRVNNKHDGKLPRRSVDQIIQEAESLVQDAMVAGAVGIVGVGALVAVATFIGALLSDNKQKDE, encoded by the exons ATGCCACTTAAAGGG GTGGAACCGAAGCCTGGGGACCTGATTGAGATTTCCCGCTTCGGATACCGGCACTGGGCCCTCTACGTGGGCTACGGATATGTCATCCACTTAGCTCCCCCCA GTGAGTTCACCAAAACTGGATTCTCCAGCCTGATGTCCGTGGTGGCTGATAAAGCCGTGGTGAGAAAGGAACCCCTCTGGGCAGTGGTGAAAGGCGATGACTACCGGGTCAACAACAAGCACGATGGGAAGCTGCCCCGTCGGAGTGTGGACCAGATTATCCAGGAAGCAGAGTCTCTG GTCCAAGATGCCATGGTTGCAGGGGCGGTGGGGATCGTGGGCGTAGGAGCCCTTGTGGCAGTTGCTACATTCATTGGCGCATTGCTCTCTGACAACAAGCAGAAGGACGAATAA
- the LOC101951554 gene encoding phospholipase A and acyltransferase 3-like isoform X2: MPLKGVEPKPGDLIEISRFGYRHWALYVGYGYVIHLAPPSEFTKTGFSSLMSVVADKAVVRKEPLWAVVKGDDYRVNNKHDGKLPRRSVDQIIQEAESLVGKTMPYSVTSENCEHFVTKLRYGVARSDQVQDAMVAGAVGIVGVGALVAVATFIGALLSDNKQKDE, encoded by the exons ATGCCACTTAAAGGG GTGGAACCGAAGCCTGGGGACCTGATTGAGATTTCCCGCTTCGGATACCGGCACTGGGCCCTCTACGTGGGCTACGGATATGTCATCCACTTAGCTCCCCCCA GTGAGTTCACCAAAACTGGATTCTCCAGCCTGATGTCCGTGGTGGCTGATAAAGCCGTGGTGAGAAAGGAACCCCTCTGGGCAGTGGTGAAAGGCGATGACTACCGGGTCAACAACAAGCACGATGGGAAGCTGCCCCGTCGGAGTGTGGACCAGATTATCCAGGAAGCAGAGTCTCTGGTGGGGAAGACGATGCCATACAGTGTCACCAGTGAGAATTGCGAGCACTTCGTCACCAAGCTGCGCTACGGTGTGGCTAGGAGTGaccag GTCCAAGATGCCATGGTTGCAGGGGCGGTGGGGATCGTGGGCGTAGGAGCCCTTGTGGCAGTTGCTACATTCATTGGCGCATTGCTCTCTGACAACAAGCAGAAGGACGAATAA
- the LOC101951554 gene encoding phospholipase A and acyltransferase 3-like isoform X1 → MLILLQQVEPKPGDLIEISRFGYRHWALYVGYGYVIHLAPPSEFTKTGFSSLMSVVADKAVVRKEPLWAVVKGDDYRVNNKHDGKLPRRSVDQIIQEAESLVGKTMPYSVTSENCEHFVTKLRYGVARSDQVQDAMVAGAVGIVGVGALVAVATFIGALLSDNKQKDE, encoded by the exons ATGCTGATTTTGCTCCAACAGGTGGAACCGAAGCCTGGGGACCTGATTGAGATTTCCCGCTTCGGATACCGGCACTGGGCCCTCTACGTGGGCTACGGATATGTCATCCACTTAGCTCCCCCCA GTGAGTTCACCAAAACTGGATTCTCCAGCCTGATGTCCGTGGTGGCTGATAAAGCCGTGGTGAGAAAGGAACCCCTCTGGGCAGTGGTGAAAGGCGATGACTACCGGGTCAACAACAAGCACGATGGGAAGCTGCCCCGTCGGAGTGTGGACCAGATTATCCAGGAAGCAGAGTCTCTGGTGGGGAAGACGATGCCATACAGTGTCACCAGTGAGAATTGCGAGCACTTCGTCACCAAGCTGCGCTACGGTGTGGCTAGGAGTGaccag GTCCAAGATGCCATGGTTGCAGGGGCGGTGGGGATCGTGGGCGTAGGAGCCCTTGTGGCAGTTGCTACATTCATTGGCGCATTGCTCTCTGACAACAAGCAGAAGGACGAATAA